Sequence from the Alicyclobacillus vulcanalis genome:
CCCCGAGGCGTACGACATGTTCCAACACCTCGTCGATCTCGGCGACATCCTGGGCGTCGAAGGCACCGTCTTTCGCACCAACCGCGGGGAAATCACCGTGCTCGCCGAGCAGGTGACGTTTCTCACCAAGTCGCTTCGCCCGCTGCCCGAGAAGTGGCACGGCCTCAAGGACGTCGAGACCCGCTACCGCCAGCGCTACCTGGATCTCATCGTCAATCCCGACGTCCGCCAGATCTTCATCGCCCGCTCCCGCATCATCCAGGAGATCCGGCGCTATCTCGACGGCCAGGGCTTTCTCGAGGTCGAGACCCCCACGCTCCACGCCGTCGCGAGCGGCGCGCACGCGCGGCCATTCATCACGCATCACAACGCGCTCGACATGGACCTCTACCTGCGCATCGCCATCGAGCTGCACCTCAAGCGGCTCATCGTCGGCGGGCTGGAGCGCGTCTACGAAATCGGCCGCGTGTACCGGAACGAAGGCGTCTCGACCCGGCACAACCCCGAGTTCACCATGCTCGAGCTGTACCAGGCCTACGCCGACTTCCACGACATCATGGATCTCACCGAGAACATGGTGCGCCACGCCGCGCAGGCCGTGATCGGCAAGCTGCACATTCCCTACGGCGATCACGTCGTCGACCTCGAGTCGCCCTTCAAGCGCGCGCACATCGCCGATCTCGTCCTGGAGCACACGGGCGTCGACTTCCGCAGCGTCACATCCGACGACGAGGCCCGCCGCCTCGCTGCCCTGCACGGCGTCAAGATTGAGCCGCACATGACCTACGGCCACATCCTGAACGAGTTCTTCGAGCAGCGCGTCG
This genomic interval carries:
- the lysS gene encoding lysine--tRNA ligase; the protein is MEEQELIQHRLEKMNALRERGIDPFGGRYEVTHHAADIHRFGEGKDQAELERENLRVRIAGRMMARRGHGKATFAVLNDVTGNIQIYAKYDVLGPEAYDMFQHLVDLGDILGVEGTVFRTNRGEITVLAEQVTFLTKSLRPLPEKWHGLKDVETRYRQRYLDLIVNPDVRQIFIARSRIIQEIRRYLDGQGFLEVETPTLHAVASGAHARPFITHHNALDMDLYLRIAIELHLKRLIVGGLERVYEIGRVYRNEGVSTRHNPEFTMLELYQAYADFHDIMDLTENMVRHAAQAVIGKLHIPYGDHVVDLESPFKRAHIADLVLEHTGVDFRSVTSDDEARRLAALHGVKIEPHMTYGHILNEFFEQRVEDKLIQPTFVYGHPVEISPLAKKNADDPRFTDRFELFIVGREHANAFSELNDPLDQRERFLAQLREKEAGNEEAQALDEDFLTALEHGMPPTGGLGVGIDRLVMLLTGQPSIRDVLLFPLMRERQDD